A region of Catenibacterium mitsuokai DNA encodes the following proteins:
- the tnpA gene encoding IS200/IS605 family transposase — MDSRYNRHNRRKYSLKVHIVLVTKYRKQLLKGSITDDVKQEILDIANTRGYKIIAIETDKDHIHFLLSYDTTDRVCDIVKIVKQATTYHLWHKYSSILSKQYWKEKTFWSDGYFACSIGEVSSATIQKYVESQG, encoded by the coding sequence GTGGATAGTAGATACAATCGTCATAACAGACGAAAATACAGTCTGAAAGTACATATAGTTCTAGTAACCAAATACCGTAAGCAACTACTAAAAGGCTCTATTACTGATGATGTGAAACAAGAGATTCTCGATATAGCTAATACGCGTGGCTACAAAATTATTGCGATAGAAACTGACAAAGACCATATACATTTCTTATTAAGTTACGACACAACAGATAGAGTTTGCGATATTGTCAAAATTGTAAAGCAGGCAACAACATACCACTTATGGCATAAGTATAGTTCGATCTTATCAAAACAGTATTGGAAGGAAAAAACATTTTGGTCAGATGGTTATTTTGCTTGTAGCATTGGAGAAGTGTCATCAGCAACTATACAAAAATATGTTGAAAGTCAGGGATAA
- a CDS encoding transposase, with product MEQMTITAKIQIIVAETDKFLLDETMSVYRNACNYVSDYVFRTHDLKQFSLNKALYSTLREKFNLKSQMAQSVLKTVIARYKTILENQNEWIKPSFKKPQYDLVWNRDYSLTQNCFSINTLNGRVKLSYFSDGMSKYFNHTIYKFGTAKLVNKHGKYHLYIPVTYEVKESNISDICNVVGIDRGINFVVATYDSNHKSGFVSGKAIKQKRANYSKLRKELQMRHTPSSRRRLKAIGQRENRWMQDVNHQVSKALVENNPKHTLFVLEDLSGIRNATERVKTKNRYVSVSWSFYDLEQKLIYKAKQNQSSVIKVDPRYTSQCCPCCGHVEKSNRNKKIHLFTCKKCGYKSNDDRIGAMNLYRMGINYLADSQVPNTVVAE from the coding sequence ATGGAACAGATGACTATTACAGCTAAAATTCAAATAATCGTTGCTGAAACAGATAAGTTTTTGCTTGATGAGACTATGTCTGTTTATCGTAATGCCTGTAATTATGTTTCAGACTATGTATTTCGCACTCATGACTTAAAGCAGTTTTCACTTAATAAAGCTTTGTATTCTACTTTACGAGAAAAGTTTAACCTTAAATCGCAGATGGCTCAGTCTGTTTTGAAGACTGTTATCGCCAGATATAAGACCATTCTTGAAAATCAGAATGAGTGGATTAAACCATCGTTCAAAAAGCCTCAGTACGACCTGGTTTGGAACAGAGATTATTCCTTGACACAAAACTGTTTTTCAATCAATACGCTTAATGGTCGTGTAAAGTTATCTTATTTTTCAGATGGAATGTCTAAGTATTTCAATCATACGATTTATAAGTTTGGTACTGCAAAACTTGTAAATAAGCATGGTAAATACCATCTGTATATACCAGTTACCTATGAGGTTAAAGAAAGTAATATTTCTGACATCTGCAATGTTGTAGGTATTGACAGAGGTATTAACTTTGTTGTTGCAACTTATGACAGCAACCATAAGTCTGGATTTGTTAGTGGGAAAGCTATTAAACAGAAACGTGCTAACTATTCCAAGCTTCGCAAAGAACTTCAAATGCGACATACGCCATCCTCAAGACGAAGACTAAAAGCTATCGGTCAGCGAGAAAACCGTTGGATGCAGGATGTTAACCATCAGGTATCGAAGGCACTCGTTGAAAACAACCCAAAGCACACTCTCTTTGTATTGGAAGATTTGTCAGGTATTCGTAATGCTACAGAACGAGTTAAAACAAAAAATCGTTATGTTTCTGTGTCATGGTCTTTCTATGACCTTGAGCAGAAACTAATCTACAAAGCAAAACAGAATCAGTCTTCTGTTATTAAGGTAGACCCTCGCTATACAAGTCAGTGCTGCCCTTGCTGTGGACATGTTGAAAAGTCTAACCGCAATAAGAAGATACATCTGTTTACCTGCAAAAAATGTGGTTATAAATCTAATGATGACCGCATTGGAGCTATGAATCTGTATCGTATGGGAATAAACTATCTTGCAGATAGCCAAGTACCTAATACAGTTGTAGCAGAGTAA
- a CDS encoding family 1 glycosylhydrolase has translation MTFSKDFYWGGAVAANQCEGAWNVDGRGMTRTDVTTGGSVNTPRMVTFIDKDGQKQKLPNHGFKLPEGAHFAVFDDELYPNHDGIDFYHHYKEDIALLKEMGFKMFRLSISWSRIYPTGEETEPNQAGLDFYRNVFTELRNAGIEPLVSIWHFDTPLALEEKYGDWQDRKYIELYEKYVTTIFKEYKGLVKYWLTFNEINNTINFLPDNASDEAFQEAYQHLHYQFVASARAVQIGHAIDPDYQIGCMICGITYYPLTSDPKDILFNRYKWEKGIFYCGDVQCKGKYPTYAKRLWKEHNVELDITEQDLVELKNGTVDLYTFSYYMSQSITTHKNEDTVGGNMSFGVRNPYLTYSDWGWALDPEGLRYYLEVVYDRYELPLMVVENGLGAFDTVEEDGSIHDDYRIDYYRAHIKEMDKAIEEGIDLIGYTTWGCIDLVSAGTGEMRKRYGFIYVDKHDDGTGTMKRSKKDSFYWYKKVIESNGENLD, from the coding sequence ATGACATTTAGTAAAGATTTTTATTGGGGTGGCGCTGTCGCTGCCAATCAGTGTGAAGGGGCATGGAATGTAGATGGAAGAGGTATGACCCGTACTGATGTAACTACAGGAGGATCAGTGAATACTCCTAGAATGGTTACATTTATTGATAAAGATGGTCAGAAACAGAAATTACCTAACCATGGTTTTAAATTACCAGAGGGGGCTCACTTTGCAGTCTTTGATGATGAACTTTATCCTAACCATGATGGTATTGATTTCTATCATCACTATAAGGAAGATATCGCTCTACTTAAAGAAATGGGATTCAAGATGTTTAGACTTTCTATTTCATGGTCTAGAATCTATCCTACAGGAGAAGAAACAGAACCAAATCAGGCTGGTTTAGACTTCTATAGAAATGTATTTACAGAACTAAGAAATGCGGGTATTGAACCACTCGTTTCTATCTGGCATTTTGATACACCACTTGCATTAGAAGAAAAGTATGGTGACTGGCAGGATAGAAAGTACATTGAATTATATGAAAAGTATGTGACTACTATCTTTAAGGAATATAAGGGTCTTGTAAAATATTGGCTTACATTTAATGAAATTAATAATACAATTAACTTCTTACCAGATAATGCAAGTGATGAAGCTTTCCAGGAAGCCTATCAGCATCTTCATTATCAGTTTGTAGCGAGTGCAAGAGCTGTACAGATTGGTCATGCGATTGATCCTGACTATCAGATTGGCTGCATGATCTGTGGTATTACTTATTATCCACTCACTTCTGATCCAAAAGATATTCTCTTTAACCGTTATAAATGGGAAAAGGGTATCTTCTATTGTGGAGATGTACAGTGTAAAGGTAAATATCCAACATATGCAAAACGCTTATGGAAGGAACATAATGTCGAATTAGATATCACAGAACAGGATTTAGTAGAATTAAAGAATGGTACTGTTGATCTTTATACATTCTCATATTATATGTCTCAGTCTATTACAACTCATAAGAATGAAGATACAGTAGGTGGTAATATGTCATTTGGTGTACGTAACCCTTACTTAACATATTCTGATTGGGGATGGGCATTAGATCCTGAGGGATTAAGATACTATCTTGAAGTCGTTTATGATCGTTATGAATTACCATTAATGGTTGTAGAAAATGGTTTAGGTGCCTTTGATACAGTAGAAGAAGATGGCTCTATTCATGATGATTATAGAATTGACTACTACCGTGCACATATTAAAGAAATGGACAAAGCGATTGAAGAAGGTATTGATTTAATCGGTTATACAACTTGGGGCTGTATTGATCTTGTTTCTGCAGGTACTGGAGAAATGAGAAAACGTTATGGCTTTATTTATGTAGATAAACATGATGATGGTACTGGTACAATGAAGAGAAGTAAGAAAGACTCTTTCTACTGGTATAAGAAAGTCATTGAATCGAATGGTGAAAATCTAGACTAA
- a CDS encoding purine-nucleoside phosphorylase, with protein sequence MYIDEIYAARDYIQSRYKNPIDVAIVLGSGLGPLADVINEPVEIDYKDIPYFPVSTVPGHAGKLIIGEIGGKTVACMKGRFHFYEGYDMQKVTMPIRVFSALGIKNLIVTNACGGVRDDLNPGQIVIISDHLSFMMPSPLRGPNLDDFGPRFKDMTDVYTSTLRSLALESAKKVNVDVKEGVYCFFKGPQFETPAEIRAFKTLGADMVGMSTVPEAIVARHSDMKILGISLVTNKAAGLSNNELNHIEVMEAANSAEERLVKLVKQILEDM encoded by the coding sequence ATGTATATTGATGAAATTTATGCTGCACGTGATTATATTCAGTCACGTTATAAAAATCCTATTGATGTTGCCATTGTATTAGGTTCAGGTTTAGGACCACTTGCTGATGTGATTAATGAACCTGTAGAAATTGATTATAAGGACATCCCTTATTTCCCTGTTTCTACTGTACCAGGACATGCTGGTAAACTTATTATCGGTGAAATTGGTGGTAAGACTGTTGCCTGTATGAAAGGACGTTTCCATTTCTATGAAGGCTATGATATGCAGAAAGTCACAATGCCTATTCGTGTATTTAGTGCTTTAGGTATTAAGAACCTTATTGTGACAAATGCCTGCGGTGGTGTAAGAGATGATTTAAATCCAGGACAGATTGTAATTATTTCTGATCATTTATCATTTATGATGCCATCACCTTTAAGAGGACCTAATCTCGATGACTTTGGACCACGTTTTAAGGATATGACTGATGTTTATACATCAACATTACGTTCTCTTGCCTTAGAATCCGCAAAGAAAGTGAATGTAGATGTAAAAGAAGGCGTTTATTGTTTCTTTAAAGGACCACAATTTGAAACACCTGCAGAAATCAGAGCATTCAAGACACTTGGTGCAGATATGGTAGGTATGTCTACAGTGCCTGAAGCTATTGTTGCAAGACATTCTGATATGAAGATTTTAGGTATTTCATTAGTAACGAATAAAGCAGCAGGATTATCTAATAATGAATTAAATCATATAGAAGTCATGGAAGCAGCGAATAGTGCAGAAGAAAGACTTGTAAAGCTTGTAAAACAGATTTTAGAAGACATGTAA
- a CDS encoding HD domain-containing protein, with translation MHLEDYRLFDTKVFRDVVHDYIHVEYMPIWKLINTKEFQRLRRIKQLGGTSMVFPSAEHSRFVHSLGVYEITRQMTELEQVKKHLTDYERLTVLCAALLHDLGHGPFSHSFEGIFQYNHEEMTTALIRGHTEVHEVLTQIDPHLPEDVASIIEKKADKPMLVQMISSQVDADRMDYLLRDSYNCGVTYGQFDLSRILRTMRIVDNRIVFKSSGVQAIEDYILARYYMYWQVYYHPVSRSYEQVLGSVMKRVKDLYKENYTFKSSFPLLIPFLEDNFTPEQFVKLDETSLLYYIRCFMDEEDTILKDLSTRLLERKLFKYRTLKGDEDYENTRKICIEEGLDPRYYVTSDAIMNQVPYKRMKVRHANEVEILKEDGTISSLPEESEIVQAILLGKAKQDQKIFSTRQVIRRSSFRYQYFNNYMDAQGTHYILEQTSKEWSQEGLFLEFYQEDHVIGCAHIIDNSVKNIVLLPDDRREFYEKEVLGAIEDFFKKQHIHAVKIVPYSQSLDFYLENGYRTEGYYIIKEVE, from the coding sequence ATGCATTTAGAAGACTATCGTTTATTTGATACTAAAGTATTTAGAGATGTTGTACATGATTATATACATGTGGAATATATGCCTATCTGGAAGCTCATTAATACAAAAGAGTTTCAGCGTTTAAGGCGTATTAAACAGCTCGGAGGTACATCCATGGTATTTCCAAGTGCAGAACATTCACGTTTTGTGCATTCCTTAGGTGTTTATGAAATAACACGCCAAATGACAGAACTTGAACAAGTTAAAAAACACTTAACCGACTATGAACGATTGACTGTATTATGTGCTGCCCTATTACATGATTTAGGACATGGTCCTTTCTCTCATTCATTTGAAGGAATCTTCCAATATAATCATGAAGAGATGACTACAGCGCTTATTAGAGGACATACAGAAGTCCATGAAGTCCTAACACAAATAGATCCTCATTTACCTGAAGATGTGGCAAGTATTATAGAAAAGAAAGCCGATAAGCCAATGTTAGTGCAGATGATTTCTAGTCAGGTGGATGCTGATCGTATGGATTACCTTCTACGTGATTCTTATAACTGTGGTGTGACTTATGGACAGTTTGATTTATCAAGAATATTACGTACTATGCGTATTGTAGATAATCGCATCGTCTTTAAATCATCCGGTGTACAAGCAATAGAAGATTATATTCTAGCTCGTTATTATATGTATTGGCAGGTGTATTATCATCCCGTATCTAGAAGTTATGAACAGGTGCTAGGGAGTGTTATGAAACGTGTAAAGGATCTTTATAAAGAAAACTATACCTTTAAATCTTCATTTCCACTTCTTATTCCTTTCTTAGAAGATAACTTTACACCTGAACAATTTGTGAAGCTGGATGAAACATCATTACTTTATTATATAAGATGCTTTATGGATGAAGAAGATACCATCCTTAAGGATTTATCGACTCGTTTATTAGAAAGAAAATTATTTAAATATCGTACACTTAAAGGTGATGAAGATTATGAAAATACACGAAAGATATGTATAGAAGAAGGATTAGATCCTCGCTATTATGTCACAAGTGATGCGATTATGAATCAGGTGCCTTATAAGCGTATGAAGGTCAGACATGCAAATGAAGTAGAGATTCTTAAAGAAGATGGAACAATCAGTTCTCTACCAGAAGAATCAGAAATTGTACAGGCTATATTATTAGGTAAAGCCAAACAAGATCAGAAGATCTTTTCTACAAGACAAGTGATTCGACGTTCTTCTTTTAGATATCAATATTTTAATAATTATATGGATGCTCAGGGAACACACTATATCCTTGAACAGACTTCTAAAGAATGGTCTCAAGAAGGATTGTTCTTAGAGTTCTATCAAGAAGATCACGTTATTGGATGTGCACATATTATTGATAATAGTGTGAAAAATATTGTATTACTTCCTGATGATCGTAGAGAATTCTATGAGAAAGAAGTATTAGGTGCCATAGAGGATTTCTTCAAGAAACAACATATCCATGCAGTGAAGATCGTTCCTTATTCACAATCTCTTGATTTTTACTTAGAAAATGGGTATCGTACAGAGGGTTACTATATAATTAAGGAGGTAGAATGA
- a CDS encoding DUF1934 family protein: protein MKKRISYECLLVNGPVKEKVKYTEVGDHYEAKGIHYISFEVDGKPIRIQYDQTHVHLVNDQSVLHFNKDMRVPNKYTLPYGIVELHTNVVSLEYREGTMKFIYELYDQEHLVTKAYMMVHYSDIDEEGMPS, encoded by the coding sequence ATGAAAAAAAGAATTTCTTATGAATGTTTATTGGTGAATGGTCCAGTAAAAGAAAAAGTAAAATATACAGAGGTTGGGGATCATTATGAAGCCAAAGGGATTCATTATATCTCTTTTGAAGTAGATGGAAAACCTATTCGTATTCAATATGATCAAACACATGTTCATCTTGTGAATGATCAATCTGTATTACATTTTAATAAGGATATGCGTGTACCGAATAAATATACATTACCCTATGGTATTGTAGAACTTCATACAAATGTGGTTTCTTTAGAATATAGAGAAGGCACAATGAAGTTCATTTATGAGCTCTATGATCAAGAACATCTTGTAACAAAAGCTTATATGATGGTGCATTATTCTGATATAGATGAAGAAGGAATGCCTTCATGA
- the cls gene encoding cardiolipin synthase codes for MKHIKRFTALFFEYLYRFMQFLLSPFVIYIALICIQAIYLLYFASILTDFNGVVRFLFISLSAFMIFYLISKDENTNYKMTWIFFIMLLPNVGGLLYLLLGNKRPSRWLKKKIQPEVQYFNQTRQQDPVIRNQIINRKIISLDYLNRQSFPIYNHTECKYYSLSDYNYQDMIKDLLHAKHFIFMEYFIVSKGLMFDTIIGILKQKVKEGVDVRFIFDDFGSFTTVPLHFAKKLEEAGIKTVMFNRFIPVFSLSQNHRDHRKICVIDGYIGYSGGFNLADEYINCKMRFGHWKDTGIRLEGEAVWSLTSMFLSTFYAYHKEYHGEDIEQFKPHTYHPESFKNTGYVLPYGDDPLDDEGVGESVYLNMITHASRSIDIMTPYFIIDDVMLKALCLASKNGVKIRLYVPHVPDKKLVFRVTRSYYYGLIRAGIEVYEYLPGFLHAKVMLVDGKAATVGTINFDYRSLYLHFECNVLLYEAECLSAIKRDFREMNEICAPVKIDDSRHFKGLVEGLLRLFSPLL; via the coding sequence ATGAAACATATAAAACGTTTTACAGCATTGTTTTTTGAATATCTTTATCGTTTTATGCAGTTCTTATTGAGTCCGTTTGTGATCTATATTGCGCTTATCTGCATTCAGGCTATTTATCTTCTATACTTTGCATCAATACTCACAGACTTTAATGGTGTGGTTCGTTTCTTATTTATCTCACTTTCCGCATTTATGATCTTTTATTTAATTAGTAAAGATGAGAATACAAACTATAAGATGACATGGATCTTCTTTATCATGCTGTTACCAAATGTGGGTGGGCTACTCTATCTTTTATTAGGTAATAAGAGACCTTCACGCTGGTTAAAGAAAAAGATTCAGCCAGAAGTACAATATTTCAATCAAACAAGACAACAGGATCCAGTTATTAGAAACCAGATTATTAATAGGAAGATTATTTCTTTAGATTATCTCAACAGACAATCATTCCCTATCTATAATCATACAGAATGTAAATATTATTCATTAAGTGATTATAATTACCAGGATATGATTAAAGATCTTCTACATGCAAAACATTTTATCTTTATGGAATACTTTATTGTGTCTAAAGGTCTTATGTTTGATACTATCATCGGTATTTTAAAACAGAAGGTCAAGGAAGGTGTCGATGTTCGTTTTATCTTTGATGACTTCGGTTCCTTTACAACTGTACCTCTTCACTTTGCGAAGAAGCTAGAAGAAGCAGGTATTAAAACAGTGATGTTCAATCGTTTTATTCCAGTCTTCTCTTTAAGTCAGAACCACAGAGACCATCGTAAGATCTGTGTAATTGATGGTTATATTGGTTATTCTGGAGGGTTTAACTTGGCTGATGAGTATATCAACTGTAAAATGCGTTTTGGACATTGGAAGGATACAGGTATTCGTTTAGAGGGAGAAGCAGTGTGGTCATTGACATCTATGTTCCTTTCTACATTCTATGCCTATCATAAGGAATATCATGGAGAAGATATAGAACAATTTAAACCCCATACCTACCATCCTGAATCATTTAAGAATACAGGTTATGTATTACCTTATGGAGATGATCCACTCGATGATGAAGGGGTAGGAGAATCTGTTTATTTAAATATGATTACACATGCATCTAGAAGTATCGATATTATGACACCTTACTTTATTATTGATGATGTCATGTTGAAGGCATTGTGTCTGGCTTCGAAGAATGGTGTTAAGATCAGATTATATGTCCCTCATGTACCAGATAAGAAACTTGTCTTTAGAGTCACACGTTCTTATTATTATGGTCTCATTCGTGCAGGTATTGAGGTGTATGAATACTTACCAGGTTTCTTACATGCAAAAGTCATGTTAGTAGATGGGAAAGCAGCGACAGTAGGGACAATTAATTTTGATTATCGTTCTCTTTATCTCCATTTTGAATGTAATGTCTTATTATATGAAGCAGAATGTTTATCTGCGATTAAGAGAGATTTTAGAGAGATGAATGAAATTTGTGCACCTGTAAAAATAGATGATAGCCGTCATTTTAAAGGACTCGTAGAAGGATTATTGAGATTATTCTCTCCACTTCTATAA
- the argS gene encoding arginine--tRNA ligase translates to MAENKLENSLKIAIGQSVNKCFEAVDITPENIMIEIPKDSTHGDYSTNIAMQLTRTLHKNPREIATAIVDSLDQEAAHVEKVEIAGPGFINFFMKNDALTSVIAEVLSEKDNYGQTHFGEGKKYNVEFVSANPTGDLHLGHAKGAAVGDSICRIMTKAGYDVTREYYINDAGKQITNLALSLYSRYLALFDIERPIPEDGYMGQDVIDIAKSIKEKEGDALTQLTEEEAIAYFRKVGTEHELQKIKDILKEFRVSFDVWFSETSLYEGNKIEPAINKLKEKGYTYEQDGALWFRTTDFGDDKDRVLIKTDGSYTYFTPDIAYHLSKLNRGYDYLVDLLGADHHGYINRMKAAIQALGYNADQLNIDILQMVRMVENGEVVKMSKRTGNAVTIRDLIDDIGVDATRYFFVAKAANTPFDFDLGLAKSQSNENPVYYAQYAHARMCSIMRSAAEKNIEPADHFELINNPKEIELLKHINEFKNTINDAARTRAPHKIANYIQRLAQLFHSFYGDCHVIDEENKELSSQRLALVEATRITIANALNLIGVHAPEKM, encoded by the coding sequence ATGGCTGAAAATAAGCTTGAAAACTCACTAAAAATCGCCATTGGTCAGTCTGTTAATAAGTGCTTTGAAGCAGTAGATATCACCCCTGAAAATATCATGATTGAGATTCCTAAGGATTCTACTCATGGTGATTATTCTACGAACATTGCGATGCAGCTGACAAGAACACTCCATAAGAATCCTCGTGAAATTGCGACAGCCATTGTTGATTCACTTGATCAGGAAGCAGCACATGTAGAAAAAGTAGAAATTGCTGGGCCTGGTTTCATTAACTTCTTTATGAAAAATGATGCGCTTACTTCAGTAATTGCTGAAGTACTTTCAGAAAAGGATAATTATGGACAGACTCACTTCGGTGAAGGAAAGAAATATAACGTAGAATTCGTTTCTGCAAACCCTACAGGAGACTTACACTTAGGTCATGCAAAGGGTGCTGCAGTAGGTGATTCTATTTGCCGTATCATGACTAAAGCAGGTTATGATGTAACAAGAGAATATTATATTAATGATGCCGGTAAGCAGATTACTAACCTTGCATTATCTCTCTATAGCCGTTATCTTGCATTATTTGATATCGAACGTCCAATTCCTGAAGATGGATATATGGGACAGGATGTCATTGATATTGCAAAGAGTATCAAGGAAAAAGAAGGAGATGCTTTAACTCAGTTAACTGAAGAAGAAGCCATTGCTTATTTCCGTAAGGTGGGTACTGAACATGAATTACAGAAGATTAAAGATATCTTAAAGGAATTCCGTGTATCATTTGATGTATGGTTCTCTGAAACTTCTTTATATGAAGGTAATAAGATTGAACCTGCAATCAATAAGTTAAAAGAAAAAGGCTATACATATGAACAGGATGGAGCCTTATGGTTTAGAACAACTGACTTTGGTGATGATAAGGACCGTGTTCTTATTAAAACGGATGGAAGCTATACATACTTTACACCAGATATCGCATATCACTTAAGTAAGTTGAATAGAGGTTATGATTATTTAGTTGACTTACTTGGTGCTGACCACCATGGTTATATCAACCGTATGAAAGCAGCTATCCAGGCTTTAGGTTATAATGCCGATCAGTTGAATATCGATATCTTACAGATGGTAAGAATGGTTGAAAACGGTGAAGTTGTTAAGATGAGTAAACGTACTGGTAACGCTGTTACTATTCGTGACCTTATTGATGATATTGGTGTAGATGCAACTCGTTATTTCTTTGTAGCGAAAGCAGCAAACACACCATTTGATTTTGACTTAGGTCTTGCAAAATCACAGTCAAATGAAAACCCTGTATACTATGCACAGTATGCACATGCAAGAATGTGTTCAATCATGAGATCAGCAGCAGAAAAGAATATTGAACCTGCAGATCACTTTGAATTGATTAATAACCCAAAAGAAATTGAATTATTAAAACACATTAATGAATTCAAAAACACAATCAATGATGCAGCTCGTACAAGAGCACCTCATAAGATTGCAAACTATATTCAGAGATTAGCTCAGTTATTCCATTCATTCTATGGTGACTGTCATGTAATCGATGAAGAAAACAAAGAATTATCATCTCAGCGTTTAGCACTTGTAGAAGCAACACGTATTACAATTGCGAACGCATTAAACTTAATTGGTGTCCATGCACCAGAAAAGATGTAG
- the rpoE gene encoding DNA-directed RNA polymerase subunit delta: MDYRQESMVNIAFEILTKSAGAMSFYDIWKEVAEKKEFDEEQKDDNESLFYTNMILDGRMITIGENKWDLRTRHRFEEVHIDMNDIYNEDESEESTEEEDEGLVEDNYGEE, encoded by the coding sequence ATGGATTACAGACAAGAGTCAATGGTTAATATCGCATTTGAAATTCTTACTAAATCAGCAGGAGCAATGAGTTTCTATGATATTTGGAAAGAAGTTGCTGAAAAGAAAGAATTCGATGAAGAACAGAAAGATGATAACGAATCATTATTCTATACAAATATGATCTTAGATGGTCGTATGATTACTATTGGTGAAAACAAATGGGATCTTAGAACAAGACATAGATTCGAAGAAGTGCATATCGATATGAATGATATCTACAATGAAGATGAATCAGAAGAAAGCACTGAAGAAGAAGACGAAGGCTTAGTTGAAGATAACTATGGTGAAGAATAA
- the gap gene encoding type I glyceraldehyde-3-phosphate dehydrogenase, translating to MAVKVAINGFGRIGRLAFRQMFDAEGYEVVAINDLTSPKMLAYLLKYDSSQGKYAHADTVEAGEDYITVNGKKITIYKEPDASKLPWGELDVDVVLECTGFYTSKAKAEAHIAAGAKKVVISAPAGSDLKTIVFNVNNETLTAEDKVISAASCTTNCLAPMANALNKLAEIQGGIMLTVHGYTGDQMLLDGPQRKGNLRRSRAAAVNIVPTSTGAAKAIGLVIPELNGKLIGSAVRVPVPTGSTTVLTAVVKGTVTVDEVNAAMKAAATDSFGYNEDEIVSSDIVGMTYGSLFDATQTMVNALPDGNSEVQVVSWYDNENSFTSNMVKTIKYFSELA from the coding sequence ATGGCAGTAAAAGTTGCAATTAATGGATTTGGCCGTATTGGTCGTTTAGCATTCAGACAGATGTTTGATGCAGAAGGTTATGAAGTAGTAGCTATCAACGATTTAACTTCACCTAAAATGTTAGCTTACTTATTAAAGTATGATTCTTCACAGGGTAAATATGCTCATGCTGATACAGTAGAAGCAGGAGAAGATTACATCACAGTTAACGGTAAGAAGATCACTATCTATAAAGAACCAGATGCTTCTAAATTACCTTGGGGTGAATTAGACGTAGACGTAGTACTTGAATGTACTGGTTTCTACACTTCAAAAGCAAAAGCTGAAGCTCATATAGCTGCAGGTGCTAAGAAGGTTGTTATTTCAGCTCCAGCTGGAAGCGATCTTAAGACTATCGTATTCAACGTAAACAACGAAACATTAACAGCAGAAGATAAGGTTATCTCTGCAGCTTCTTGTACTACAAACTGCTTAGCTCCAATGGCTAATGCATTAAACAAGTTAGCAGAAATCCAGGGTGGTATCATGTTAACAGTTCATGGTTACACTGGTGACCAGATGCTTCTTGATGGACCACAGAGAAAAGGTAACTTAAGAAGATCTAGAGCTGCTGCAGTAAACATCGTACCAACATCTACTGGTGCTGCAAAAGCTATCGGTTTAGTTATCCCAGAATTAAATGGTAAATTAATCGGTTCTGCAGTTCGTGTACCAGTTCCAACTGGATCAACTACAGTTTTAACAGCTGTTGTTAAGGGTACTGTTACTGTTGATGAAGTTAACGCTGCTATGAAGGCTGCTGCAACTGATTCATTCGGTTACAATGAAGACGAAATCGTATCTTCTGACATCGTTGGAATGACTTACGGTTCATTATTTGACGCAACTCAGACTATGGTTAACGCTTTACCTGATGGAAATAGTGAAGTTCAGGTTGTATCTTGGTACGACAATGAAAACTCATTCACTTCTAACATGGTTAAGACAATCAAGTATTTCTCAGAATTAGCTTAA